A single window of Nicotiana sylvestris chromosome 5, ASM39365v2, whole genome shotgun sequence DNA harbors:
- the LOC138868369 gene encoding uncharacterized protein, with product MYPSNTPGSLSVGIELVGMENYMIWSRAMKVALLGRNKLCFIDGSIVRADYSGDLAKDWDRCNAIVLSWLMGNVHRNLLSGILFRSSTALVWKDLEERFDKVNDSRAYYLHREIATLTQGLSSISEYFSRMKDLWDEYDSLVPPSCDCAKSRDSLVNFERQRLYQFLMGLNDHYGHARSQILMMKPMPNINQVYVILMQDESQKQLAGGTYILMDKVDPTTLLAARNGGQNQKKPIL from the coding sequence ATGTATCCGTCCAATACACCTGGTTCACTATCAGTTGGGATTGAGCTTGTCGGTATGGAAAATTACATGATTTGGAGCCGAGCTATGAAGGTAGCTCTTCTAGGACGCAACAAATTATGTTTTATTGATGGCTCTATTGTTCGAGCTGATTATTCTGGCGATCTCGCAAAGGATTGGGACCGTTGCAATGCTATTGTGCTTTCATGGCTAATGGGGAACGTGCATCGAAATCTACTGTCTGGGATCTTATTTCGTTCCAGTACAGCACTCGTTTGGAAGGACCTGGAGGAACGCTTTGATAAGGTGAATGATTCGCGAGCTTACTACTTGCATAGGGAAATTGCTACATTAACTCAGGGGCTCTCATCTATCTCAGAGTATTTTTCCAGaatgaaagatttatgggatgagtatGACTCGCTGGTACCTCCTTCTTGTGATTGTGCAAAGTCTAGGGACTCTCTTGTAAATTTTGAGAGGCAGCGTCTTTATCAATTTCTAATGGGATTGAATGACCATTATGGTCATGCTCGCAGTCAAATTTTAATGATGAAACCTATGCCAAACATCAACCAAGTCTATGTTATATTAATGCAAGATGAAAGCCAAAAACAACTTGCAGGAGGCACTTATATTTTGATGGACAAAGTCGATCCCACAACATTGCTTGCTGCTAGAAATGGAGGACAGAATCAGAAAAAACCTATATTGTGA